The Neurospora crassa OR74A linkage group IV, whole genome shotgun sequence genome has a segment encoding these proteins:
- a CDS encoding beta-xylosidase produces MPLVKNPILPGFNPDPSVLRVGQDYYIATSTFEWYPGVQIHHSTDLANWTLLTRPLNRKSQLDMRGDPDSCGVWAPCLSHDGDKFWLVYTDVKRKDGSFKDAHNFIVWADKIDGEWSDPVYVNSSGFDPSLFHDPDSGKKYFVNMLWDHRRRPLLFAGIAVQEWDAKTKKLVGERKNVYQGTELALAEAPHVYKRNGWYYLLIAEGGTGYEHACTLARSKDIWGPYKTHPEKHVLTSKDHPRAALQRAGHGDIVEIEDGRTYLVHLTGRPTTQLRRCVLGRETAIQECYWKDDWLYVKNGPVPSLWVDLLGERDESKYWEEKRYTFKDGLHKDFQWLRTPETERIFNVKDGKLTLIGREAIGSWFEQALVARRQEHFSYDAETVIDFSPTDERQFAGLTAYYCRYNFFYLTVTAHSDGQRELLIMSSEASWPIGNLNTPYVPYVQIPNEGKVKLALTIRGNQLQFYYAVLDSGDEELKKIGPVFDASIVSDECGGHQQHGSFTGAFVGVAASDLNGLAAEAKFDYLLYKPVKNQQDAYVRDNE; encoded by the coding sequence ATGCCCCTCGTCAAGAACCCCATCCTCCCCGGCTTCAATCCAGACCCCTCCGTCCTCCGTGTCGGACAGGATTACTACATTGCCACCTCAACCTTTGAATGGTACCCAGGCGTACAAATCCACCACTCGACGGATCTCGCCAACTGGACGCTCCTCACGCGCCCGCTCAACCGCAAGTCCCAACTGGACATGCGTGGCGACCCGGACTCGTGCGGTGTCTGGGCCCCCTGTCTCTCACATGACGGCGACAAGTTTTGGCTCGTGTACACAGACGTCAAGAGGAAGGATGGCAGCTTCAAAGACGCACACAACTTTATCGTCTGGGCGGATAAGATTGATGGGGAATGGTCCGATCCGGTGTACGTCAACAGCTCTGGTTTTGACCCGAGTCTGTTCCATGACCCGGATAGCGGCAAGAAGTACTTTGTGAATATGCTGTGGGATCACAGGCGGAGGCCGCTTCTGTTTGCAGGGATTGCGGTCCAAGAGTGGGATGCTAAGACGAAGAAACTCGtgggagagaggaagaatgTTTATCAGGGCACGGAGCTGGCACTGGCCGAGGCACCCCATGTGTATAAACGTAATGGGTGGTATTACCTTCTGATTGCAGAGGGCGGGACTGGGTATGAGCATGCTTGTACGCTGGCGAGGAGCAAGGATATCTGGGGACCGTATAAGACGCATCCGGAGAAGCACGTGTTGACGAGTAAGGACCATCCGAGAGCCGCGCTGCAGAGGGCCGGACATGGCGACATCGTGGAGATAGAGGATGGAAGAACGTATTTGGTTCATTTGACGGGACGGCCGACAACGCAGCTCAGGAGGTGTGTGCTGGGACGTGAGACGGCAATCCAGGAGTGTTATTGGAAGGACGATTGGCTGTATGTCAAGAACGGACCGGTGCCGAGTCTCTGGGTGGACTTGCTGGGGGAGAGGGATGAGAGCAAGTActgggaggagaagaggtaTACCTTCAAGGATGGGTTGCACAAGGATTTCCAGTGGCTGAGAACGCCGGAAACGGAGCGCATCTTCAACGTCAAGGACGGCAAGTTGACGCTGATCGGTCGGGAAGCCATTGGCAGTTGGTTCGAGCAGGCATTGGTGGCCAGGAGACAGGAGCACTTCAGCTACGATGCCGAGACCGTCATCGACTTTTCCCCGACCGACGAGAGGCAGTTTGCTGGTTTGACTGCGTACTACTGCCGGTACAACTTCTTCTACTTGACCGTCACAGCTCACTCGGATGGCCAGCGAGAATTGCTCATCATGTCGTCTGAAGCGTCATGGCCGATTGGAAACCTCAACACCCCATACGTTCCATACGTCCAGATCCCGAACGAGGGTAAGGTGAAGCTTGCTTTGACGATCCGGGGCAATCAGTTGCAGTTCTATTATGCGGTGTTGGACAGCGGTGATGAAGAGCTGAAGAAGATTGGACCCGTGTTCGATGCCAGCATTGTTTCGGATGAGTGTGGTGGACATCAGCAGCATGGCAGCTTTACGGGTGCCTTTGTCGGGGTGGCTGCCTCAGACCTAAACGGGTTGGCGGCAGAGGCCAAGTTTGACTATTTGTTGTACAAGCCCGTAAAGAACCAGCAGGATGCCTATGTTCGAGACAATGAATAG
- a CDS encoding YhhN family protein codes for MSSDTDASLDKTVLAVSFASAVLYLFQVRSSPSYSRTLVKTSSTALLSYLSHLLGGPQFLTGALALSSLGDAFLAWDGDLASLCGLSSFLVAHVLYILLFLQPQHAAGFQNLLMARWRTATAGGLALLVPVMIATLMPKVGNPFRVPVMVYSLTICVMALTALTLENGRVIVGTTMFTASDSILAADKFLVPETTGYRGWMRRAAWVLYYGGQALITLGFVEPAW; via the coding sequence ATGTCGTCCGATACAGACGCATCTCTGGACAAAACCGTCCTAGCCGTTTCCTTCGCCTCCGCCGTCCTCTACCTCTTTCAAGTCCGCTCCAGCCCCTCGTACTCGCGCACGCTCGTCAAGACCTCTTCCACCGCCTTGCTCTCCTACCTCTCTCACCTTCTCGGCGGCCCCCAATTTCTTACTGGCGCTCTAGCTCTCAGCTCCCTCGGCGATGCCTTCCTTGCTTGGGATGGTGACCTAGCCTCCCTTTGTGGTCTGTCCAGCTTCTTGGTTGCTCATGTCCTCTACATCTTGTTGTTTCTGCAGCCGCAACATGCTGCTGGGTTCCAAAATTTATTGATGGCAAGATGGCGCACCGCAACGGCTGGCGGATTGGCACTTTTGGTCCCTGTCATGATCGCCACATTGATGCCCAAAGTTGGCAACCCATTCAGAGTACCGGTGATGGTGTACTCGCTTACCATTTGTGTGATGGCCCTGACGGCGCTGACATTGGAAAATGGAAGGGTGATTGTGGGAACCACCATGTTCACGGCGTCGGATTCGATCCTTGCGGCGGACAAGTTCCTGGTGCCTGAGACAACGGGGTATAGAGGCTGGATGCGGAGAGCCGCTTGGGTGTTGTACTATGGAGGGCAGGCATTGATCACGCTGGGATTTGTTGAGCCGGCGTGGTAG
- a CDS encoding MFS transporter produces the protein MADGGVGVLAHKASGDLEDIEDGPQVTETENQRVTLTEEDNRRILRKTDLTILPILAWVYFLQILDKTVLGYGAIFGLREDAHLQGNQYSLIGSIAPIAQLAWQPFSSILIIKVPHRILMSVLVLGWGIAQCLTPLCKTFSALLAVRFFLGLFEAGCLPLFSVITAHWYRRSEQPVRVAGWYGTNGLATIFAAALSFGLAKIHSHVLASWQIIFLFTGLMTVVTVPFIYWKLDNNVHSARFLTAEEKLKAIERLRANNNGTSDGEAHKFKWAQVGEVFLDIKTYLFIAMSLANNLGAQVVNTFGPLILSGLGFDNHKTTLLNIPFGAVQYVVILGVAWTSVKLRSGKGFALLIILLPILAGISMLYVLPRDKSHTAPLLVGYYFLAFIFGCNTLVVSWILANTAGSTKSSIMMSLFNAASSAGNIIGPLLFDTVDAPAYTPGLKATLGVYSMMAAVVLLQLGNLVLLNKMQEKKRVASGKPAKLHDASMDKKFNAAGAAQAQEGDIGSRAFLDLTDRQNDEFIYVY, from the exons ATGGCAGACGGCGGAGTCGGAGTCCTCGCCCACAAGGCTTCGGGCGACCTCGAAGACATTGAAGACGGTCCCCAGGTGACCGAGACCGAGAACCAGCGCGTCACTCTAACAGAGGAAGAT AACCGCCGCATCCTTCGCAAAACAGATCTGACCATTCTTCCTATCCTCGCCTGGGTCTACTTCCTCCAAATCCTCGACAAGACTGTGCTCGGCTACGGCGCCATCTTCGGCCTGCGCGAAGACGCCCACCTCCAAGGCAACCAGTACAGTCTGATTGGGTCCATTGCCCCCATCGCCCAGCTAGCATGGCAGCCTTTTTCCTCGATTCTGATCATCAAGGTCCCGCATCGCATCCTGATGTCCGTCCTCGTTCTCGGCTGGGGCATCGCCCAATGTCTAACGCCCCTGTGCAAGACATTTTCTGCCCTGCTGGCTgtgcgcttcttcttgggcctGTTCGAGGCCGGTTGTTTGCCGCTATTCTCCGTCATCACGGCGCATTGGTACCGGAGGAGCGAGCAGCCTGTCAGAGTGGCGGGGTGGTACGGCACCAATGGTCTGGCAACCATCTTTGCGGCAGCGCTGTCGTTTGGTTTGGCCAAGATCCATAGCCACGTGTTGGCGTCGTGGCAGATTATCTTCTTGTTTACGGGGCTGATGACGGTTGTCACGGTGCCGTTCATCTACTGGAAGCTAGATAACAACGTCCATTCGGCAAGGTTCTTGACtgccgaggagaagctgaAGGCCATTGAGCGGTTGAgggccaacaacaacggcaccAGCGATGGCGAGGCGCACAAGTTCAAATGGGCCCAGGTTGGAGAGGTTTTCTTGGATATCAAGACGTACCTCTTCATTGCCATGTCTTTGGCAAACAACCTCGGCGCACAAGTGGTCAACACCTTTGGTCCGTTGATTCTGAGCGGCTTGGGTTTCGACAACCACAAGACCACGCTGCTCAACATCCCCTTCGGCGCGGTTCAGTACGTTGTCATTCTCGGCGTCGCCTGGACGAGTGTGAAGTTGCGGTCGGGCAAGGGGTTTGCCCTCTTGATTAttctcctccccatcctgGCTGGCATCTCTATGCTCTATGTCCTTCCCCGCGACAAGTCGCACACTGCGCCCCTGCTGGTGGGCTATTACTTCCTCGCCTTCATCTTTGGCTGCAACACGCTGGTGGTCTCGTGGATCCTCGCCAACACTGCGGGATCGACCAAGAGCAGTATCATGATGTCGCTGTTCAACGCTGCTTCTTCGGCGGGCAACATTATTGGCCCCTTGTTATTTGACACGGTTGATGCCCCAGCTTACACGCCCGGGCTGAAGGCCACGCTGGGAGTGTACAGCATGATGGCGGCGGTTGTGCTGCTGCAGCTGGGCAACTTGGTATTGCTGAACAAGatgcaggagaagaagcgcgtGGCGAGTGGCAAGCCGGCCAAGCTGCATGATGCTTCGATGGATAAGAAGTTCAACGCGGCGGGTgccgcccaagcccaagaaggcGACATTGGAAGTCGGGCCTTCTTGGATTTGACGGATCGTCAGAACGACGAGTTCATTTATGTATATTAG
- a CDS encoding 1-phosphatidylinositol-4,5-bisphosphate phosphodiesterase gamma 2, with translation MDQLKHTLAGLGEFAKENLPPQVTGTVTDLTSSVRSRLTLGSRRRTQPIDDEEAGDIIPLDAHAGGGHSTCKHGPQLRVSPALQSFIARNHILSSGETVADLLAKSHIAVPREVINRDYPLPEYFVSSSHNTYLCAHQLFGESSTDPYRHTLQAGSRCVEIDVWDNPDNLDEPKVTHGYTLVSNIPFREVCKIILQVVEEEEESGGGGGGGAPVLISLENHCGAQGQEALVRIMKEVWGRHLLDKPVETESHIEQDQHVRLRDLGSKIVVIVEHHLVNEASSDSSSDSSSEDEAEKKERKQRKQAKKDTPEAKLIIPSLAELGVYGQSVKPPDNSWFTSSDLLPSRDGPHHHLINVSESGLNALLSSGNGASIAKHNARHLMRVFPKGTRISSKNLKPLPFWGLGAQVCALNWQTFDASMQINEAMFAGTGGYVLKPSWLRSSAAMVGLAEKEFREQVARTRRRKRLSLVVAGASDVPVPSGRDTDKELKPYLTCTLLHPGVPFGEMQQTKKKTDVFRKHKLSALLIGGLTGAASKEEENSLVTDPVWDETLEWDEYEDDELVFLRMFIKSDDSFSSNPVLCVASVRLLYVEGVKGQWRFVRMLDLKGRETACTLLVKFEVDEL, from the coding sequence ATGGATCAACTCAAACACACCCTCGCCGGCCTCGGCGAATTCGCCAAAGAGAACCTACCTCCCCAAGTCACCGGGACCGTCACCGACCTCACCTCTTCGGTCCGCAGCAGGCTCACTCTCGGCTCCCGTCGACGCACGCAGCCAATcgacgatgaagaagcaGGCGACATCATCCCTTTGGACGCCCacgccggcggcggccatTCCACATGCAAGCACGGCCCGCAGCTCCGCGTCTCCCCCGCTCTGCAGTCCTTCATTGCCAGGAACCATATTTTGAGTTCGGGCGAAACCGTCGCCGACTTGCTTGCCAAGTCCCATATTGCCGTCCCACGCGAGGTAATCAACAGGGACTACCCCCTACCCGAGTACTTCGTCTCAAGCAGTCACAACACCTACCTCTGCGCACACCAACTCTTCGGTGAATCCTCCACCGACCCCTATCGACACACCCTCCAGGCCGGCTCAAGATGCGTAGAGATCGACGTATGGGACAACCCCGACAACCTGGACGAACCCAAAGTCACGCACGGCTACACCTTGGTCTCCAACATCCCGTTCCGCGAAGTATGCAAGATCATCCTGCAAGtggttgaggaagaggaagaatccggcggcgggggcggcggcggtgcgCCCGTGTTGATTTCGCTCGAGAACCACTGCGGCGCTCAAGGACAAGAGGCGCTGGTACGAATCATGAAGGAGGTATGGGGGAGGCACTTGTTGGACAAGCCGGTAGAAACCGAGTCGCACATTGAGCAAGACCAACATGTTCGTCTTCGCGACTTGGGGTCGAAAATCGTGGTCATCGTGGAGCATCACCTGGTCAACGAAGCCTCTTCTGATTCCTCCTCCGATTCCAGCTCGGAAGACGAAGCcgagaaaaaagagaggaaacaaagaaaacaagCCAAAAAAGACACGCCCGAAGCCAAACTCATCATCCCCTCCCTTGCCGAGCTGGGCGTCTACGGCCAATCCGTCAAACCGCCCGACAACAGCTGGTTCACCTCCTCGGACCTCCTACCCTCCAGAGACGGcccgcaccaccacctcatcAACGTATCTGAATCCGGTCTCAACGCCCTTTTGTCTTCTGGCAACGGCGCCAGCATAGCCAAGCACAACGCCCGCCACTTGATGCGGGTATTCCCCAAGGGCACGCGTATTTCTTCCAAGAACCTCAAGCCGCTACCCTTTTGGGGTTTAGGCGCGCAAGTATGTGCTTTGAACTGGCAAACTTTCGACGCAAGCATGCAAATCAACGAAGCCATGTTCGCTGGTACAGGGGGGTACGTGCTTAAACCTTCTTGGCTGCGGTCCAGCGCGGCGATGGTGGGATTAGCAGAAAAAGAGTTTCGAGAGCAAGTGGCGAGGACGAGACGCAGGAAACGATTGagcttggtggtggcgggcGCGTCGGATGTTCCCGTTCCTAGCGGCAGAGATACGGATAAGGAGTTGAAACCGTACTTGACCTGCACGCTGCTACATCCGGGCGTGCCGTTTGGGGAGATGCAGcagaccaagaagaagacggatgTGTTTAGGAAGCATAAGCTTAGTGCGCTGCTGATTGGAGGATTGACGGGGGCAGCAagtaaagaggaggagaacagTCTGGTGACGGATCCGGTGTGGGATGAGACGCTGGAGTGGGACGAgtatgaagatgatgagttGGTTTTCTTGAGGATGTTCATCAAGAGCGATGATTCCTTCTCCAGCAACCCGGTGCTGTGTGTGGCGAGCGTTAGGCTGCTGTATGTGGAGGGCGTCAAGGGGCAGTGGAGGTTCGTGAGGATGTTGGATCTAAAGGGGAGAGAGACGGCATGTACACTGCTGGTCAAGTTTGAAGTGGATGAGCTCTGA
- the tzn-2 gene encoding plasma membrane zinc ion transporter, whose translation MNCPSRNDDAELEHPFWNQQPHYLAADLTTRQDLNGIANSRVHRHGSQGSEVGVCALNHHAGGGIRLHEADRRPQVPPDRNNNSAGRRSLDPAPQKPPAAGGEDRACRTRTSVAPLLRSAAGSAVPGWVTWVLSVVVTSLIMSTIMTRQQHGNDRQIQVDAALHVSAVAEPGTSQVLKRASTCPKGGVSDEELYNTAFHGAALAIIFGVSFLACAFPVLMTRFPMIRLPPVFFFAVRHFGTGVLIATAFVHLLPTAFISLSNQCLDRFWTQQYPAMPGAIALAAIFMVTIVEMVFHPGRHVHHGSHEQEQISGAPAQSNTNDESIDPLSRLPSNARAPDDTTNNLPSRPKGALRGRAHSIGRRLSHVSRQGQDPHDRDAVLPALPSEDYYLDTTTPKFNKEIFQSDLTLSSPSTQQLESQLPHDGYMYLTAEMKRRKETMQCVLLECGILFHSVFIGMALSVSVGTDFVVLLIAIAFHQTFEGLALGSRIASITWPEGSKQPWFMALAYGCTTPIGQAIGLATHRLYSPESEVGLILVGTMNAISSGLLVFASLVELLSEDFLSDESWRTLRGKRRAAACVLVFAGAVGMSLVGAWA comes from the exons ATGAACTGCCCTTCTCGCAATGACGATGCCGAGCTCGAACATCCCTTTTGGAACCAGCAACCCCATTACCTGGCTGCCGACTTGACCACCCGCCAGGACCTCAATGGCATTGCCAATTCGCGGGTGCACAGGCATGGATCTCAGGGCAGCGAGGTCGGCGTCTGCGCACTGAATCATCATGCAGGCGGCGGCATAAGACTGCATGAAGCGGACCGGAGACCACAAGTACCTCCGGATAGGAACAATAATTCTGCGGGGCGGCGGTCTCTTG ACCCCGCCCCGCAGAAACCCCCGGCAGCCGGTGGTGAAGACCGTGCCTGCCGAACTCGGACCTCCGTGGCTCCACTCCTCCGTAGTGCCGCAGGTTCGGCGGTCCCGGGGTGGGTCACCTGGGTTCTCTCCGTCGTCGTTACCTCGTTGATCATGTCCACCATCATGACAAGACAACAACACGGTAACGACCGACAAATCCAAGTTGATGCAGCTCTCCATGTCTCCGCCGTCGCTGAACCCGGCACCTCGCAGGTCTTAAAGAGAGCATCAACTTGTCCCAAGGGCGGCGTGTCCGATGAGGAGCTTTATAACACGGCTTTTCACGGTGCCGCCCTTGCCATCATATTCGGcgtctccttcctcgcctGCGCTTTTCCCGTTCTCATGACCCGCTTTCCCATGATTCGTCTCCCACCCGTGTTCTTCTTTGCCGTCCGCCACTTTGGTACCGGAGTCTTGATTGCCACGGCTTTCGTCCATCTTTTGCCGACCGCTTTCATCTCGCTCAGCAACCAATGTCTCGACCGCTTTTGGACGCAGCAGTACCCTGCCATGCCGGGAGCTATTGCGCTGGCTGCTATTTTTATGGTGACAATTGTCGAGATGGTGTTTCACCCCGGAAGACATGTGCATCATGGGTCTCACGAACAGGAACAGATTTCGGGTGCACCCGCCCAGTCCAATACGAACGACGAATCAATCGACCCGCTCTCTCGTCTCCCCAGCAACGCTCGCGCCCCTGacgacaccaccaacaacctccCCTCCCGACCCAAGGGCGCCCTCCGCGGACGCGCGCACTCCATCGGCCGCCGACTCTCCCACGTCTCCCGCCAGGGTCAAGACCCACATGACCGAGACGCCGTcctccctgccctgccctccGAAGACTACTACCtcgacaccaccactccgAAGTTCAACAAGGAAATCTTCCAATCCGACCTGACCCTCTCCAGCCCCAGCACGCAACAACTCGAATCCCAGCTGCCTCATGATGGATACATGTACCTGACCGCCGAGATGAAGCGCCGCAAGGAAACGATGCAATGCGTCCTCCTCGAGTGCGGCATTCTTTTCCACTCTGTCTTTATCGGCATGGCCCTATCCGTTTCGGTAGGGACGGATTTTGTTGTTTTGCTTATTGCTATTGCTTTCCATCAAACCTTTGAAGGTCTTGCTTTGGGATCACGCATCGCGAGTATTACTTGGCCGGAGGGGTCGAAGCAGCCGTGGTTCATGGCTTTGGCATACGGGTGCACTACCCCTATCGGCCAGGCGATTGGGTTGGCTACGCATCGCTTGTATTCTCCCGAGAGTGAGGTGGGACTGATTCTGGTGGGGACGATGAATGCTATCAGTTCGGGACTGTTGGTGTTTGCTAGTCTGGTGGAACTTTTGAGTGAGGACTTTTTGAGTGATGAGAGTTGGAGAACGTtgagagggaagaggagagcgGCGGCGTGTGTGTTGGTGTTTGCGGGAGCGGTGGGCATGAGTTTGGTGGGGGCTTGGGCTTAG